CCGCCGGTCGCGCCGACCCTGCTGGACCACGTCAAGGACGCCGGCGGCGAGGTCATCGCGCTGGGTAAAATCAGCGACATCTTCGCGGGCCAGGGCGTCACCCAGCTGATCAAGGGCGCCGACAACATGGCGCTGTTCGACCGCCTGCTGGAAGTGGCCGACACGGCTGCCGACAAATCGCTCACCTTCGTGAACTTCGTCGACTTCGACATGCACTTCGGCCACCGCCGCGACGTGGCGGGATATTCGAACGCACTGCACGAACTGGACGCGCGCCTGCCGGACTTCATCGCGAAACTGAAGGAAGGCGACCTGGTCGTGATCACCGCCGACCACGGCTGCGACCCGACCTGGCCCGGCTCCGATCACACCCGCGAACACATCCCGATGCTGTTCTTCGGCCCGGCCGCGCCCGCGCAGGAACTGCCGGTGGCCGACACCTTCTCCGATATCGGCGCAACGCTTGCCAAACACCTCGGCGTCAAACCTCTCTCGAACGGAACTGCCCTGCTATGAGCCCGAACCTCGATTTCAAACGTAATACGGCCATCGGCCTCGACCTGGGCTGGATCAACCACCTCAAGGTCAACCGCAACGCCGCCGACCGCCGCGCCGCCAGCCTGGCGAACCGCCGCACGGTCAAGAAGGACTACCAGGCTGCCTGGCTGGTGAAAGCCATCCAGTGCATCGACCTGACCACCCTGTCCGGCGACGATACCCCGGGCCGCGTCGAGCGCCTGTGCATGAAGGCGATGCGCCCGCTGCGCACCGACCTGATGCAGGCACTGGGCCTGGACAACCTGACCACCGGCGCCGTCTGCGTGTACCACGAGATGATCACCCCGGCCGTGCAGGTGCTGAAGGGCCGCCTGCCGATCGCCGCGGTGTCGACCGCGTTCCCGGCCGGCCTGTCGAGCATGGAAACCAAGCTGCGCGAGATCGAACTCTCCGTGGCCGCCGGCGCGACCGAGATCGATATCGTGATCACCCGCCAGCACGTCCTGACCGGCAACTGGCAGGCGCTGTACGACGAGATGCTGGCCTACCGCCAGGCTTGCGGCGAAGCGCACGTGAAGGCGATCCTGGCGACCGGCGACCTGGTCACGCTGGAAAACGTGGCCAAGGCCTCGTGGGTCTGCATGATGGCGGGCGCCGACTTCATCAAGACCTCGACCGGCAAGGAAGGCGTGAACGCGACCATCCCGGTGTCGCTGGTGATGGTGCGCGCGATCCGCGAATACTACGAGCGTACCGGCTTCAAGGTCGGCTACAAGCCGGCCGGCGGCGTCAGCACCGCCAAGTCCGCGCTGCAGTACCTGACCGTGATGAAGGAAGAGCTGGGCAACGAATGGCTGCAGCCGCACCTGTTCCGCATCGGCGCCTCCAGCCTGCTGACCGACATCGAGCGCCAGCTCGAGCACCATGTCACGGGCTTCTACTCGGCCGCCCACCGCCACGCGCAACCTTAACGTCAAAAATTCACGGATTCGTCATGCCGACTATTAAAGAGATTCTTCAGACTATGGATTACGGTCCCGCACCCGAAAGCACCAAGGAAGCGCAAGCGTGGCTGGACCAGCATGGCCGCCGCTTCGGCCTGTTCATCGACGGCGCCTGGCTTGACGCCACGGAGACCTTCGGCTCCTTCAACCCGGCCGACGGCAGCGAACTCGCCCAGGTGACGCAAGCCACCGGCGACGACGTGGAGCGCGCCGTCGCGGCTGCGCGCCGCGCCCAGCCGGGCTGGGTCGCCATGGGTGGCCACGGCCGCGCCAAGGTGCTGTATGCGATCGCCCGCCTGCTGCAGAAGCACGCGCGCCTGTTCGCGGTGCTCGAGACCCTGGACAACGGCAAGACCATCCGCGAGACCCGCGATGCCGACCTGCCGCTGGCCGCGCGCCACTTCTACCATCACGCGGGCTGGGCCCAGCTGCAGTCGGAAGAATTCGCCGACTACCGCGCCGTCGGCGTGGTCGGCCAGATCGTGCCGTGGAACTTCCCGCTGCTGATGCTGGCATGGAAGATCGCACCGGCGCTGGCCGCGGGTAACACCATCGTCTTCAAGCCGGCCGAGTTCACCTCGCTCACGAGCCTGCTGTTCGCCGAGATCTGCCAGCAGGCCGGCGTGCCGGCGGGCGTGGTCAATATCGTCACCGGCGACGGCCGCGTGGGCGAAGCCATCGTGAACCACCCGGGCATCGACAAGCTGGCCTTCACCGGCTCGACCGAAGTCGGCCGCATCATCCGCAAGGCCACCGCCGGCACCGGCAAGAAGCTGTCGCTGGAACTGGGCGGCAAGTCGCCCTTCATCGTCTTCGAAGATGCGGACCTCGACGCCGCCGTCGAAGGCCTGGTCGATTCGATCTGGTTCAACCAGGGCCAGGTCTGCTGCGCCGGCTCGCGCCTGCTGGTGCAGGAATCGGTCTACCCGCGCTTCATCGCCAAGGTCAAGGCGCGCATGCAGAACCTGCGTGTCGGCTCGCCGCTCGACAAGTCGAACGACATCGGCGCGCTGGTCGATCCGGTGCAGCAGCAGCGCATCCACGGCCTGGTCGAAGCGGCCCGGCTCGAGGGCTGCGAAATCTGGCAGCCGGCCTGCGAAGCGCCTGCCGCCGGTGCCTGGTACCTGCCGACCCTGATCACCGGCGCCTCGACCTCGGCGGCCGTGGCCCAGACCGAAATCTTCGGCCCGGTGCTGGTGGCGATGAGCTTCCGCACCCCGGGTGAAGCGGTCCAGCTGGCCAACAACACCGTCTACGGCCTGGCCGCCTGCGTCTGGACCGAGTCGATCAGCCTGGCGCTGGACGTCGCCCCGGCCATCAAGGCGGGCGTGGTGTGGATCAATACCGCGAACCAGTTCGACGCCGCCTGCGGCTTCGGCGGTTACAAGGAATCGGGCTTCGGCCGCGAAGGCGGCAAGGAGGGCATGTACGAGTACTTGACCCCGCTGGCGGAAGACCGCCGCCCGGCCGCGCCGCTCATCGCCGAGAAGGGGAAAGTGAAGCAGTCGGAAGAGGGCAACCCGTTCGCCGTCGACCGCACCGCCAAGCTCTACATCGGCGGCAAGCAGGCCCGCCCGGACGGCGCCTACAGCCGTGCGATCGTGGGTGCGAACGGCGCCTTCCTGGCCGATATCGGCGAAGGCAACCGCAAGGACATCCGCAACGCCGTCGAAGCCGCGCACAAGGCGGCCGGCTGGTCCAAGGCCACCGCGCACAACCGCGCGCAGGTGCTGTACTACATCGCCGAGAACCTGGCCGTGCGCGCCGACGAATTCGCGTCGCGCATCGCCCAGCAGACCGGTTCGAAGAACGCCGCCGCCGAAGTCCAGGCCTCGATCGAGCGCCTGTTCTACTGGGCCGCCTGGGCCGACAAGTACGACGGCCTGGCGCACCAGCCGCCGATGCACGGCATCACCGTGGCGCTGAACGAGCCGGTCGGCGTGATCGGCATCGTCTGCCCGAACGAGAATCCGCTGCTGGGCTTCGTCTCGCTGGTGGCCCCGGCCCTGGCGCTGGGCAACCGCGTGATCGCCGTGCCGTCGGAAGCGCATCCGCTGTCCGCGCTGGACCTGTACCAGGTGCTGGACACCTCGGACCTGCCGGGCGGCGCGCTGAACATCGTCACCGGCTCGGCTGACGAACTGGCGCGCACGCTGGCCTCGCACTTCGACGTCGACGCCGTGTGGCGCCACGACGGCTCGGCGGAAGGTTGCGCCGAAGTCGAGCGTCTGTCGGCCGAGTCGCTGAAGCGCACCTGGACCGGCGGCGCGAAGGGCCGCGACTGGTTCGATCCGAAGCAGGCTTGCGGCAAGACTGTGCTGCAGCATGCGTCGCAAGTCAAAAACGTCTGGATCCCGTACGGCGTCTGAGGGAACCTCGATAAACCTACTGCGCGTTGGATTGTTGGCCTGCGATGCTCGCCGTACCGAATGTACGGCTGCGCTTCTCGGCCAACACTCCTTCCGCTCGCTACGGTTTCTCGAGGTCCCGATACGTTCGTAAAAAATTGAAAGAAGCATTATGTTTTTACCCCAAGAAATCGTCCGCAAAAAGCGCGACGGCGGCATCCTGAGCAAGGAAGAAATCCAGTTCTTCGTGCGCGGCATCCCCAACGGTGACGTCACCGAAGGCCAGATCGCGGCCCTGGCGATGGCCGTCTACTTCAACGACATGAACATGGACGAACGCGTCGCCTTCACGCTGGCGATGCGCGATTCCGGCCAGGTCATGGAGTGGAAGTCGCTGAACCTGCCGGGACCGGTGGTCGACAAGCACTCGACCGGCGGCGTCGGCGACGTCGTCTCGCTGATGCTGGGCCCGATGATCGCGGCCTGCGGCGGCTTCGTGCCGATGATCTCGGGCCGCGGCCTGGGCCACACCGGCGGCACGCTGGATAAATTCGATTCGATCCCGGGCTACTCCACGGTACCCGATCCGGACCTGTTCAAGAAGGTCGTGAAGGAAGTCGGCGTCGCCATCATCGGCCAGACCGCGCAACTGGCGCCGGCCGACAAGCGCTTCTACAGCATCCGCGACACCACGGCCACCGTGGAATCGGTGGCGATGATCACCGGCTCGATCCTGTCGAAGAAACTGGCGGCGGGCCTCGACGCGCTGGTCATGGACGTCAAGGCGGGCAGCGGCGCCTTCATGCCGAGCTACGAGAAATCGGTGGAGCTGGCCGAGTCGATCGTCAAGGTCGGCAACGGCGCCGGCACCAGGACCTCGGCGATCCTGACCGGCATGAACGAATCGCTGTGCCCGGCCGCCGGCAATGCGGTCGAAGTGCGCGTCGCGATCGACTACCTGACCGGCAAGTCGCGCCCTGCGCGCCTGCACGAAGTCACGATGGCGCTGTGCGCCGAGATGCTGCTCATCTCCGGCCTGGCAGCGAGCCTCGACGAAGCCCGCGCCAGGCTGCAGCACGCCCTGGATTCGGGCGAAGCCGCCGAGCGCTTCGCGCGCATGGTCACCGCCCTGGGCGGCCCGGCCGACCTGATGGACAAGCCGGACGCCCACCTTGCCAAGGCGCCGATCGTGGTGCCGGTGCCGGCCCTGGCGTCGGGCTACGCGTATTCGACCGACTGCCGCGGCCTGGGCCTGGCCGTGGTTGCCCTGGGCGGCGGCCGCGTGCGCCCACAGGATCCGATCGACTTCGCCGTCGGCCTGACCGACCTGGTCGAGCTGGGCGATAAGATCGACGCCGGCCAGCCGCTGGCCATGGTGCATGCGCGCACCCGGGAAGCAGCCGAGCAGGCCGTGCGCCAGGTGCAGGCGGCTTACCGCATCGCGCTCGATGCGCCGGCTGCGCAGCCGATGATCTACAAGACGATTCGTCCGTAAACCACTACCGTCGTCCCCGCGCAGGCGGGGACCCAAGTTCATCATGAAATACGACAAACTGATCGACGAAGCCCGCGCCGCCCGCGAACTGGCCTACACGCCGTACTCGAAGTTCAAGGTCGGCGCCGCGCTGGAATGCAGGGACGGCCGCATCTTCCGCGGCTGTAACGTCGAAAATGCTTCCTACGGCCTGTGCAACTGCGCCGAGCGCACGGCCTTCTTCTCGGCCATCGCCCACGGCTACAAACCCGGCGACTTCACGGCCCTGGCCGTGATCGGCGACACCGAGGGCCCGATCGCCCCTTGCGGCGCCTGCCGCCAGGTGGTCCTGGAACTGGGTGGCAACGAGCTGCCGGTGGTGCTGACCAACCTGAAGGGCGACCTGATGGAGACCACCGCGGCCGCTCAATTGCCGAATGCCTTCGGTGGCTGGGACCTGCAGAAATAATCGGGAAAAGCCGGCGGGACCTCTATCCTATTCGAAACGAATAGTGCGCTGCGCATGGATGAGTTGCGGTAGTGTTTATTAACTCCGATGCAACAAATTCGAGAGGATCCCGCCCGGTCTGCCGCTGATGTCGGCACAGGATGACCGGGCGTTTTCATGTTCTTCGACAGCGATGTCCTGTTCATAAAAAACCA
This window of the Massilia sp. WG5 genome carries:
- the deoC gene encoding deoxyribose-phosphate aldolase: MSPNLDFKRNTAIGLDLGWINHLKVNRNAADRRAASLANRRTVKKDYQAAWLVKAIQCIDLTTLSGDDTPGRVERLCMKAMRPLRTDLMQALGLDNLTTGAVCVYHEMITPAVQVLKGRLPIAAVSTAFPAGLSSMETKLREIELSVAAGATEIDIVITRQHVLTGNWQALYDEMLAYRQACGEAHVKAILATGDLVTLENVAKASWVCMMAGADFIKTSTGKEGVNATIPVSLVMVRAIREYYERTGFKVGYKPAGGVSTAKSALQYLTVMKEELGNEWLQPHLFRIGASSLLTDIERQLEHHVTGFYSAAHRHAQP
- a CDS encoding aldehyde dehydrogenase family protein, whose product is MPTIKEILQTMDYGPAPESTKEAQAWLDQHGRRFGLFIDGAWLDATETFGSFNPADGSELAQVTQATGDDVERAVAAARRAQPGWVAMGGHGRAKVLYAIARLLQKHARLFAVLETLDNGKTIRETRDADLPLAARHFYHHAGWAQLQSEEFADYRAVGVVGQIVPWNFPLLMLAWKIAPALAAGNTIVFKPAEFTSLTSLLFAEICQQAGVPAGVVNIVTGDGRVGEAIVNHPGIDKLAFTGSTEVGRIIRKATAGTGKKLSLELGGKSPFIVFEDADLDAAVEGLVDSIWFNQGQVCCAGSRLLVQESVYPRFIAKVKARMQNLRVGSPLDKSNDIGALVDPVQQQRIHGLVEAARLEGCEIWQPACEAPAAGAWYLPTLITGASTSAAVAQTEIFGPVLVAMSFRTPGEAVQLANNTVYGLAACVWTESISLALDVAPAIKAGVVWINTANQFDAACGFGGYKESGFGREGGKEGMYEYLTPLAEDRRPAAPLIAEKGKVKQSEEGNPFAVDRTAKLYIGGKQARPDGAYSRAIVGANGAFLADIGEGNRKDIRNAVEAAHKAAGWSKATAHNRAQVLYYIAENLAVRADEFASRIAQQTGSKNAAAEVQASIERLFYWAAWADKYDGLAHQPPMHGITVALNEPVGVIGIVCPNENPLLGFVSLVAPALALGNRVIAVPSEAHPLSALDLYQVLDTSDLPGGALNIVTGSADELARTLASHFDVDAVWRHDGSAEGCAEVERLSAESLKRTWTGGAKGRDWFDPKQACGKTVLQHASQVKNVWIPYGV
- the deoA gene encoding thymidine phosphorylase; the encoded protein is MFLPQEIVRKKRDGGILSKEEIQFFVRGIPNGDVTEGQIAALAMAVYFNDMNMDERVAFTLAMRDSGQVMEWKSLNLPGPVVDKHSTGGVGDVVSLMLGPMIAACGGFVPMISGRGLGHTGGTLDKFDSIPGYSTVPDPDLFKKVVKEVGVAIIGQTAQLAPADKRFYSIRDTTATVESVAMITGSILSKKLAAGLDALVMDVKAGSGAFMPSYEKSVELAESIVKVGNGAGTRTSAILTGMNESLCPAAGNAVEVRVAIDYLTGKSRPARLHEVTMALCAEMLLISGLAASLDEARARLQHALDSGEAAERFARMVTALGGPADLMDKPDAHLAKAPIVVPVPALASGYAYSTDCRGLGLAVVALGGGRVRPQDPIDFAVGLTDLVELGDKIDAGQPLAMVHARTREAAEQAVRQVQAAYRIALDAPAAQPMIYKTIRP
- a CDS encoding cytidine deaminase, with amino-acid sequence MKYDKLIDEARAARELAYTPYSKFKVGAALECRDGRIFRGCNVENASYGLCNCAERTAFFSAIAHGYKPGDFTALAVIGDTEGPIAPCGACRQVVLELGGNELPVVLTNLKGDLMETTAAAQLPNAFGGWDLQK